AGCTCTGGAAAAGCAAGGGATTTCCGGAGGCGAAGATATAGACGATGCTGCCGAGGCAGAGGCAGACGCCGATCGGAACGCCGACGAGCATGAAGGCGAGGAAGGCGGCGGTGGTGACCATCAGTTCACTCCCTCGGCGCTCGAAAGTTCGCGCCGCTCACGCTGAGGCGACAGGCCCAGGTCTTCGACGAGATTGGCGGCGCAATGGACGGTCATGGTTACGGCGAAGAGGGGAATGACGAGGCTGATCGCCCAGATCGGCCAATTCAGCGTCTGGCTGCGCTCGGTATAGAGAAAGTTGAAGCTCTCGGCCGCGAAGGCCTTCGCGTCGAAGCCGGCGCGGATGATGCCGACGGGGTCCATCCACATCCAGCAGAATGCCGCAAGCGCCAGGGCGAACAGGAGGACGAGCAGTGTCGAGGCCGCGCGCATCCAGCGCGCCGCCGCGGGCGGCAGGTAATCCGTCAGCAGCGTCACAGCGAAGTCAAGTCTGAGACGCGTCAGCGCCGAGCCTCCGAGGAAGGCGAGCCAGACCATGGCGTATACGGCCGATTCATCGACCCAATAGAGCGGATGTCCGCTGTAGCGGGTGAC
The sequence above is drawn from the Sinorhizobium meliloti genome and encodes:
- a CDS encoding TRAP transporter small permease, translated to MNQSVAPPLYARAIVSLSEAILALEKRAVAGLMCVLLALILLNVVTRYSGHPLYWVDESAVYAMVWLAFLGGSALTRLRLDFAVTLLTDYLPPAAARWMRAASTLLVLLFALALAAFCWMWMDPVGIIRAGFDAKAFAAESFNFLYTERSQTLNWPIWAISLVIPLFAVTMTVHCAANLVEDLGLSPQRERRELSSAEGVN